In one Shewanella loihica PV-4 genomic region, the following are encoded:
- a CDS encoding CoA pyrophosphatase — translation MTLDEFKRRYALHQLPTDTGPQIHRTLRQAAVLVPLMEASGELELLLTRRPTHLRAHPGQISFPGGKVEESDASYADTALREAFEEIALPRDNVEVLGQYPMFNTFTGFAIAPIIGVVREAFEPVLDPGEVDELFSVPLSFLLNPANRIQKQFSRRGVNYPVYFIPYGDYFIWGATAAMIDRLCRQIGN, via the coding sequence ATGACACTGGACGAGTTTAAACGGCGCTACGCTCTGCACCAACTGCCCACAGACACAGGGCCGCAGATCCATCGCACATTGCGACAGGCCGCCGTGCTCGTTCCCCTGATGGAAGCCAGTGGCGAGCTGGAGCTGCTGCTGACTCGCCGGCCCACCCACCTAAGGGCCCATCCGGGGCAGATAAGCTTTCCAGGCGGCAAGGTCGAAGAGAGTGATGCCAGTTACGCCGACACCGCCCTACGTGAGGCGTTTGAGGAGATCGCACTACCGCGGGACAATGTCGAGGTGCTGGGCCAATACCCCATGTTTAACACCTTCACCGGCTTTGCCATCGCGCCCATCATAGGTGTGGTAAGAGAAGCTTTTGAGCCTGTGCTCGATCCCGGCGAGGTAGATGAGCTGTTCAGCGTGCCCCTGAGTTTCCTGTTAAATCCTGCCAATCGCATTCAGAAGCAGTTTTCCCGCCGCGGCGTGAACTACCCCGTCTACTTCATTCCCTATGGCGATTATTTTATCTGGGGCGCCACCGCCGCCATGATAGACAGGCTCTGTCGCCAGATAGGCAATTGA